The Leptolyngbya sp. CCY15150 sequence CCGAAGCAGCCGAGCAGTTTCAGGCAGCGATCGCCCTGCGACCGGACTATGCGAAAGCCTGGCGCAGCCTCGGCTCCGTGCTCCGCATCCAGAACCGCTGTGAGGAGGCCATTCCCTGCTATGAGCGGGCGCTGGCCATCGATCCCACCTATGCCCATGCCTACAGCAGTTGGGGCTATTTGCTGACCGAAATGGGGCAATTGCCCGCCGCGATGGAGAAATATGAACAGGCGATCGCCCTCGATCCTGACCATGTAGATGCCCAGTTTGGTCGCGCCGCCCTGCACCTGCGCATGGGCAATTTCCTAGAAGGCTTTGCCGGCTATGAATGGCGCTGGAAGTACGACTATTGTCCACCTCGGGATTTTTTCCAGCCCCTATGGACGGGCGATCGCTTTGCCGGAAAAACCCTCTTGCTCCACGATGAACAGGGCTTGGGCGATGCCATTCAGGCGATGCGCTTTGTGCCCTTGGTGATCGCCCTGGGAGGACGGGTGGTGCTGGAATGCCGAGACGTGTTGATGCGCCTCTTTCAAACTGTGCCAGGCGTTGACCAGTGGGTGATCCGGGGTGAACCCCTGCCTGAGTTTGACTGCCACGCCCCCCTGATGAGTTTGCCATGGTTACTGCAGATCACCCTGGATACCTTACCCAACCAGGTGCCCTACCTATCAGTACCCCCCACGACCCAGCTCACCCTGCCCGCCACGCCTCCCGGCATCCGCAAGCTGGGCATCGTCTGGGCCGCCAATCCGGTGAACAAAACCGGCAGTAAACGTTCCTGCCCCCTCGACCATTGGCAGGCGATCGCCCAGCAGCCTGGCCTACAGCTCTACAGTTTGCAAAAAGATCCTAATCCCGAGGATCAAGCCTGGCTACGAGCCCATGGCGTGATCGATCTGAGTGGGGCGCTCAGCGACTTGGCAGAAACGGCCGCCGCGATCGCCCAGTTAGATCTAGTGATCACCGTCGATACCGCCGTGGCCCACCTGAGCGGAGCCCTGGGGCAACCCACCTGGGTTCTATTGCCCGCCATGGCCGACTGGCGCTGGATGGTCGACCGCTCCGACAGCCCCTGGTATCCCACCGCTCGCCTGTTCCGCCAAACCACATCGGGAGATTGGTCGCCGGTCATAGCAGCGATCGCTACCGCCCTGACCACCCCATCCTTCCTGGCTCCACCGTCCACACCTGTGGATCCAGCCCAGCATCGGTCAATCACTGCAACTTCACCCCAGATCGTCCCAGCCGCCAGCGATCGCCCCTCCCGGTCAGCCCTGCTAAAAACCGCCGTCGCCCAGCACCAAGCCGGTCAGCTAGAAGCCGCCAAAGCCCTGTACGAACAACTCCGCGATCGCTATCCCCAAGACGGCAACGCCATGCATCTCCTGGGAGTGATTGCCTACCAATCCGGTGAGCTAGACGAGGCGATCGCTCTTTATCAGCAAGCCCTAGACCGCCTGCCCCACTATGCCGAACTGCACAATAACCTAGCCGTCGCCCTCGACAAAGCTGGACAGACGGAGCAAGCCCAAGGGCACTATCAACAAGCAATCGCCCTCAAGCCCGACTATGCCGAAGCCTGGCACAACCTCGGCACCCTCTACCAAGGACAAGACCGCATCGACGATGCCATTCAGCAGTATCAACAAGCGATCGCCCTCAAACCCAACTATGCCGACGGCTACAACAGTTGGGGCAGCGCCCTCAAACGGGGCGATCGCCTAGAAGAAGCTCTCAACTACTACAACCGGGCTCTGGCCTTGGAGCCCAACCACTTGGAAGCACGCTGTGGCCGGGCCGCCGTCTTGCTCAAACTGGGCCAGTTCACCCAGGGCTGGGAGGACTACGAATGGCGCTGGCAGCATCCCGACTGTCCGCCCCGGCAGTTCCAGCAACCCATGTGGACGGGAGACGAGGTGCGCGGAACCCTGTTGCTTTATACCGAACAGGGGCTAGGAGACGCCATCCAAATGGTGCGCTATCTACCTCAGGTGCAGGCCAGGTGCGATCGCCTGTGGATTGAATGCCATCAGCCGGGTCTAGGACGTCTATTCCGCACCCTAGCCGCCAGCCTTGGGGGAGATATCCAGGTGTTTGAACTCGGTCAGGTACCGGACGGCGTGACCTACCAAGCGCCTTTCATGAGCCTGCCCCGCATCTTCGGCACCACTCTAGAGACCATCCCCGCCGCCTGCCCCTATCTGCTGCCCCCCCCGGAAACCCTGGGTCCCCTCCCTGCTCACGATCCCCGTCGTGCCAACATTGGGATCGTGTGGACAGCCAACCGCTTGAGCAAAACCGGCGAGCAGCGCTCCTGTTCCCTAGATGACCTGAAACCCCTACTCTCTCTGGCGTCTCTGGCGTCCGTGAACCTCTACAGCCTGCAAAAAGACGTCTTACCCGAGGAACAGGCTGTCCTCGATCGGGCAGGGGTGATTAGCCTGGGCTCCCAGTTCACCGACCTGGCCGACACCGCTGGAGCGATCGCCCAACTCGATCTGGTGATCACCGTCGATACCGTGATTGCCCATCTAGCCGGGGCCCTAGGCAAACCCACCTGGGTACTCCTCCACCTCTCCTGCGACTGGCGCTGGTTGAGCGATCGCCCCGATAGCCCCTGGTATCCCACCCTGCGTCTCTTCCGCCAAACCCAGGCTAATGACTGGCAACCGGCGATCGCCCAACTCCTCGCCCAGCTTCAGGAGCACTACCCGATGACACCGCCCGCCCCCACGCCTACCAAACACATCCTGGGCGTAGGCTGGCCCATGAGCCTGATGACCGGCTGGGGAAATTTTGGCATCAACCTCGTCCTTCAGCTTCAGCAGATGCCCGACTTCGCGCCCGTGCTGCTGGCTAAATCCGAGGCCATCGATCAGCTCAATCCCCTACACCGATCGCTCCTAGAACCGATCGTTGCGGAATACCAACGCCTGCAAGCGCTCCTAGACGCCAACCCCGGTAAACAGCTCCAGCTGAATGTGCCGGTGCTCCATGCCCTAGGCAATGGCCTCCAAGGCGGACTCATGCCCAAGCTGCGGGGCGATCGCAATCTGGGGGTGATTTTCCTCGAAGATACCCATCTGCCACCGGAGGCGATCGCTCGGGGACGTCAGTATGAGCTGCTGATCGCTGGCTCCCAATGGAACGAAACGGTCTTGCGGGCAGCGGGTCTTGATCACGCCTATGCCTCTCCCCAGGGCATCGACCCCACCCGTTTCCATCCGGGCCCCAAATCAGGACTCCTGGGCGATCGCTTCGTGATCTTCTCCGGCGGCAAGCTGGAATATCGCAAGGGGCAGGATCTTGTGGTGGCGGCCGTGCGCCGCTTCGTGGAACGACATCCCGACACCCTCCTGCTCACCGCCTGGCATAATTTTTGGCCCCAGTTCATGCAGGGCATAGACCGCAGTCATGTTCAGGGTCTACCGACCATCGATGCCCAGCGCCGCCTTCAGGTCAAACCTTGGTTGGCCGCCAACGGCATTCCACCTCAACAGGTCATAGATATTGGCCCCATTCCTAACTACCTGATGGGGGAAGTGATCCGAGAAGCCGATGTCGCCGTTTTTCCCAATCGGGGGGAAGGCGGTACTAACCTAGCAGCCATGGAGTGCCTGGCCTGCGGCATTCCCACGATTCTTTCCGCCAATACCGGTCATTTGGATATCATCGGCGAGCATTGTTATCCCCTCCGCCACCAAGCTCCCGTGCAGCCCATTGCGCCGTTTGTGGGCGTTGAGGGCTGGGGTGAATCCGATGTGGATGAGATCGTGGAGGCGTTGGAACAGGTCTACAGCGATCGCTCCACGGCCCGCCAAAAGGGGCAAGCCGCCGCCGAGTTTATGCAGGACTGGACATGGGCCAAGCAAGTGCGCCGCATGGGTGAGATTCTTCAACGAACTGGGGTAGTGTAGGCTGATCGAGCAAGATGTGACCCAGCGCAGGCACCCCATCAGAGCCGCGTCGATAGATTACGCCGCCGACGGCAGGGAGCGGTAGTTGCTCACCACCTCTTGATAAAAGCCTTGAAGCTGTCGCGTAGCCGCCGACCAGCCCCACTTCTCTGCCTCTAAACGGGCATTGTGCCGGAGGGTATCCCGCTCAGCCTGTTGCGAAAGCAGGCGTTGCGTGGCAGCGATCGCCCCATAGTCATCCATCGGATCAAACAGATAGCCGTTCACACCATCGGTGACAATGTCGGGAATGCCGCCGGAGTTGGCCGCCACCACCGGGCAGCCGGCCGCCATCGCTTCTAGCAGCACTAGTCCCAAGGTTTCTGTCCGAGAGGGGAAAATAAACGCATCCGCCGAGGCAAACGCCGTGGCTAGGTCTAGCCCTTCTAAATAGCCCACAAAATGGGTCGGTGTTCCAGCAAAATGTTTCTCAAGATCGGCCCGGTAGGGGCCATCGCCCACCAACGCCAAACGAGCATTGGGAATTGCCTCTAGCACCGGACGAATCCGATCAATTTCCTTCTCCGCCGACAGCCGTCCTACGTAGAGCAGCAAGGGACTCTCAGGATGCCCTTGACTGAGGCGCGATCGCATCTCGGCACAGGTGAGATGGGGCTGGAATAACTCCGTATCCACGCCCCGCTGCCACACCGCCACTCGCTCAATGCCGTGGGTGGTGAGCTGCTCCTGCATCGCCGTGGAGGTACAGAGATTAATTTCTGCCTGATTGTGCGCCACCTTCAACAGTTCCCACATCACCCCTTCCAGCATTCCCAGCCCGTAATGCTCCAAATACTTGGGCAAGTGGGTATGGTAGGACGCCACCAAGGGCACCTTGAGGTTCTTGGCATGGAACAGCCCCGCCAACCCCAAAACCGCTGGGTTGACCACATGCACTAAGTCCGGCTGAAATTCTTCAATGGTCTGCCCAATGGACGGCCGCGGCAGGGCTAGCTTAAGTTCTGGGTAGAGCGGCAGGGGGAACCCCGGCACCCCGTAAATTCTTGCCCCTTTATATTCCGTTAAGCCACCATCCGGCGACACCACCAACACCTGATCACCCAAGCGCTGTAGGTGCTCCACCGTATGCTTGAGACGGGTAACGATGCCATCAACTTTGGGTAAAAAGGTTTCAGTGAATAGGGCAATGCGCATGACTTAGAACGGGATGAGGGGACTGTAAGTAGGACAAGACAACAAGCATCACAGCATCAAGACGTACAGCAAGTACAGTACGTCCCAACCTAGACCAACCCACGTGCCCCATCGAGACGCCGATGTACACCACCCTAAGGTCAGTCAGGTCAGGCGATCGCCCCCAGAAGAAGCGATCGCCCTGCAACCAGGTTACCGCCAGGTGACCTTCGGGAGAATTTGCGACTCATCCACCCGATCTTTGTACTTGATGCTGAAGTTGAGGAGCGAATCCAGCAAGGAATCAGACAGGAGGTGAGGCTGCAGCCCTAGATCCAGCAGGTTGGTGTTCTTGGCGTTGAAGTAGTGCTCTTCTGCCTCCACCCGAGGATTGTCGATGCTCTTGATGTCTACGCTCAGCCCCAGAGCATTGCCCGCACCCTTGATCATCAGAGCGATGTCTTGAATGCTGAACATTTCTGTGAATTGGTTGAACACGCGGAATTCTCCAGGGTTAGCCGGCGTGGCGATCGCCAGTTCCACACAGCGCACCGTATCGCGAATATCGAGCATGGCGCGGGTTTGCGACCCCGATCCATAGACCGTCAGCGGATGACCCACCGCCGCTTGGATACAGAAGCGGTTCAGCGCCGTCCCAAACACGCCGTCATAGTCCAACCGGTTCACCAGCAGTTCATCCATGCCGGTTTCATCGGTCAACACCCCGTAGACAATGCCTTGGTTGAGGTCGGTGGCGCGCAGCCCCCAAATTTTGCAGGCAAAGTGAATGTTGTGGGAATCGTGTACCTTGCTGAGGTGGTAGAACGATCCGGGCTGTTTTGGATAAGGTAGGGTATCTTTGCGACCATTGTGCTCAATGGTGATGTAGCCCTCTTCAATGTCGATATTGGGGGTACCGTATTCACCCATGGTGCCCAATTTCACCAAGTGGCAGTCGGGGAAGCTCTCCCGCATCACGTAGAGCAGGTTGAGGGTGCCGACCACGTTATTCACCTGGGTGAGCACCGCATGTTCGCGGTCAATCATGGAGAAGGGAGCCGATCGCTGTTCCCCGAAGTGAACCACGGCTTCCGGCTCGAAGCTATGCATGGCTTCGCTGAGGAACGTGTAATCCGTCAAGTCTCCAACGAAGAGATCAATGGACTTGCCGGTCAAATCTTTCCAGCGCTGAATACGTTGCTGAATGGGCGCGATGGGAGTGAGAGTTTCCACGCAGAGTTGCGCGTCCCAGTGTCGGCGCACCAGGCTGTCTAAAATCCCAACTTCGTAGCCTCGGTTTGAGAGATACAGTGCTGTTGCCCAACCGCAATAGCCGTCGCCACCAATAACTAGGACTTTCATCGTGCTAAATCTTGCTAATGTGTTGCTTGCTCTCGCTCAAATCTACCAGGTTTGGGGACCGCATAGCGCACTGACCTCAAACCCAATGGAAATTCACAGGTGGTGCTAGTAGGACAATCTACGTCAAAACTGACACCGGGATCAAACGGGGCGATCGCTCCCTTTAGGGCCACAATCCAGCCGAATTCATGCCCCATCTAGACCCACCTCGGATTGAGTAGAAATATTAAGAAAAGCAAAAATCCCTAGTCCCCTTGGGGACTAGGGATCAACCATCCCAGACTATATGCCCCGGCCGTATGGACAAGTTCGCCATGGAAGCACTGGAACGCTAGCTGGAGGGCGGCTGCTCCTCCGAGCGGGTGAGATTGCGGACAGTTTGAGCTAGGTCAATGCCGGTGGAAGCACGCAATTGTTCATTCAAGGATGCCAACTGTGGCACCGTTCCCCCTTGGGAAGCATCAATCACCGTGACATTTTGCACCGACAGCGGCGGCACCGTGGCGCTCATGGTTTTCAGCAAGATCTCTAGCTTTTGCAGCAGGAAGATTTCCCGAGCATTGGGGCCAGCCATTTTCCAGGATTCTGCCAGTTGGCGCGTCCCTTCGGCCTGGGCCTTGCCATCTTCAATGATGCTGGCGGCATCCCCCTGGGCACGGGCGATCGCTCGTTTGCAGTCTGCCTCCGCTGGAGCCACCACATCCGCCTGCAGTTGCTGAATCACCTGCTTAATGCGCTCTTGCTGCACCGGCAGTTCGGCCTGGGTGCGGGCCACCTCAGAGGCGATCGCTGCTTCGGCTTCGGCAATCAACGCTTGACGACGAGTTTTGGCATCTTGCATACGGCGCTCGGCATCGGCCTGGGAAATGGCAATGTCGCGATCCAACCGCTTCAGGGCCGTGCGCTTCGCATTATTGACCGAGGTGATCGCCGATTCGGCCCGCGCTTGGGCTTCTGCGATCCGGGCATCGCGCAGCAAATCCGCACTTTGCTTACGACCAATAGAGTCTAGATAGCGCACCTCATCAGAAATATTCTGAATTTGCAGCGTATCCAGCACCAGGCCCATTTGCTCCAGGTCGTCCTCTGCTTCATCGAGCAGACTCTTGGCAAATGCCATCTTATCTTCATTCACCTGCTCAGGGGTGAGGCTAGCTAAGACACCGCGCAGATTACCCTCTAGGGTTTCCTTGGCAATGGATTCAATTTCCTTACGGCTCTTGCCCAGCAGACGCTCGATGGCGTTGTGGATGGTGGGTTCTTCCCCCGCCACCTTAATGTTGGCCACCCCTTCCACGGTTAGGGGAATGCCGCCCTTGGAATAGGCATTGGAGACCCGTAGCTCGATGATCATGTTGCTGAGATCCATGCGCAGAGCCCGTTCCACCAAAGGCGTTCGCAGACTGCTGCCCCCCTTCACCAAGCGATAGCCAATACGACGACCATCGCTCACCGTGCGCGAACTGCCCGCAAAAATGAGCACTTCACTGGGTTGGCACACATAGTAGAGATTGCGAATGATAAAGACCGTGGCTCCGGTACCTAAGCCCAACAATCCTAGGATGGTGACAATAATAGCGGTCATTGGGAGGACTCCTGTATCGAGGGGGTCGAGGGGTTAGCAAGCTGCGCTTGGGGGCGCTGACGGTTGAGGGTGCTGGTGACATTTAAACCGAGGGTTTGATCCACCCGTTCTAGGAACTGACGCACCATTTCTGGATAGGCATTCACCAAACTAGCGATCGCTTTCCCGTCGCCATTGTCAATCACGTTGATGTTGTGCAGTTCCACCCGCTGGGGAATTTGGGCCGCTTCCTTCAGCACCATCTCAATTTGCTGAATCAAGAACACCTCGGACGCGTTAGCCCCCGTATCCATCCACACCTGATTGAGCAGATTGTTCACCTGGGCAGAGGCTTTGGCATTTTCTGCCAAGGGAGCTGCATGACCTCGGGCCATGAGTTCCTTGGCCTGGCGATCGGCTTCAGCAGGCAGCACTTCATCGGCTTCTAGGCGCAGACGTTCCAACTCCGCCCGCACGGTTTGCAACAGTTGCTCAGCCCGAGCCCGAGCTTCCCGTCCGGCTGCATCCGTCCGCTCTTCCTCCGACTTCGCCTGTTGCTCTAGCTCCGCTTTAATGGTGCGCAGCTCATTTTGCTTGGATTGGATGATCGCCATGGCCTGCCGTTCGGCCACCTCGGCCTGCTGTTCACAGCCAGCTTCAATGCTTTCGGCTTCGGCCACAGCATCCGACTCTGCCATCTCCGCATCGCGCACAATCTGAGCAATGCGCCGCCGCCCGATGGAACTGAGGTAGTCCACATCATCCGCCACGCTTTGAATCTTCAGGGTATCAATGTGCAAACCCAGCTTAGAGAGGTCTTTCGCCACATCACTGGTCATGCGTTCGGCAAATTCCAAA is a genomic window containing:
- a CDS encoding tetratricopeptide repeat protein, whose product is MSFSSSDHLQTALQHHQAGRWHEAAQLYRQVLAQHPSHTEALKLLGTLAEQTQDLPLALNAYQEAIATEPTQIHLYLSLGRLYHRHHQISEAIAVYQQALDRGVAAATLQAQLAAALDDQQDYAAAAQHYQQAIALDPQDALLHHNLGTVCHKQQDLSQAIRHYQRAIALKADYAKAHLNLGTALQQLGETHQAIAAYEQAIALDPSLALAYDALGSIYLALGDLSRAVDYYRQAIALQPDHADTHVNLAMALLRSGDLAAGFTEYEWRRRDRPLPEPRWDGSPLQGQVILLHAEQGFGDAIQFIRYVSAVVQRGGRVWVGCPSPLVRLFQSVPGVETAGSAIDAGQVQQHAALMSLPHLLGTTLETIPAPIPYIDLAPLWDTRAQAIAARIATFAEQVPSHRRIGLVWAGSAGNPDDQYRTCPAALLQPLLAQPKCLFYSLQVGDRRSELATLAPQGEVLDLGDDVQDFADTAIAISQLDGVITVDTAVAHLAGALGKPVWILLSTQPDWRWLDERRDSPWYPTARLFRQPQPGDWSTVIANVGRAIAQGGLPRSPKPSADPSPAQPVEPHLSVIQQGFVHHQAGRLEQAAPFYQSILQQDPDHMEALQLLGTLVCQQQRYAEGADYLRRALALKPTYAEGYYNLGSALQNLEQSEEAIAAFQQAIALRPDYPEAHLNLGTIYKRRQQYAEAAEQFQAAIALRPDYAKAWRSLGSVLRIQNRCEEAIPCYERALAIDPTYAHAYSSWGYLLTEMGQLPAAMEKYEQAIALDPDHVDAQFGRAALHLRMGNFLEGFAGYEWRWKYDYCPPRDFFQPLWTGDRFAGKTLLLHDEQGLGDAIQAMRFVPLVIALGGRVVLECRDVLMRLFQTVPGVDQWVIRGEPLPEFDCHAPLMSLPWLLQITLDTLPNQVPYLSVPPTTQLTLPATPPGIRKLGIVWAANPVNKTGSKRSCPLDHWQAIAQQPGLQLYSLQKDPNPEDQAWLRAHGVIDLSGALSDLAETAAAIAQLDLVITVDTAVAHLSGALGQPTWVLLPAMADWRWMVDRSDSPWYPTARLFRQTTSGDWSPVIAAIATALTTPSFLAPPSTPVDPAQHRSITATSPQIVPAASDRPSRSALLKTAVAQHQAGQLEAAKALYEQLRDRYPQDGNAMHLLGVIAYQSGELDEAIALYQQALDRLPHYAELHNNLAVALDKAGQTEQAQGHYQQAIALKPDYAEAWHNLGTLYQGQDRIDDAIQQYQQAIALKPNYADGYNSWGSALKRGDRLEEALNYYNRALALEPNHLEARCGRAAVLLKLGQFTQGWEDYEWRWQHPDCPPRQFQQPMWTGDEVRGTLLLYTEQGLGDAIQMVRYLPQVQARCDRLWIECHQPGLGRLFRTLAASLGGDIQVFELGQVPDGVTYQAPFMSLPRIFGTTLETIPAACPYLLPPPETLGPLPAHDPRRANIGIVWTANRLSKTGEQRSCSLDDLKPLLSLASLASVNLYSLQKDVLPEEQAVLDRAGVISLGSQFTDLADTAGAIAQLDLVITVDTVIAHLAGALGKPTWVLLHLSCDWRWLSDRPDSPWYPTLRLFRQTQANDWQPAIAQLLAQLQEHYPMTPPAPTPTKHILGVGWPMSLMTGWGNFGINLVLQLQQMPDFAPVLLAKSEAIDQLNPLHRSLLEPIVAEYQRLQALLDANPGKQLQLNVPVLHALGNGLQGGLMPKLRGDRNLGVIFLEDTHLPPEAIARGRQYELLIAGSQWNETVLRAAGLDHAYASPQGIDPTRFHPGPKSGLLGDRFVIFSGGKLEYRKGQDLVVAAVRRFVERHPDTLLLTAWHNFWPQFMQGIDRSHVQGLPTIDAQRRLQVKPWLAANGIPPQQVIDIGPIPNYLMGEVIREADVAVFPNRGEGGTNLAAMECLACGIPTILSANTGHLDIIGEHCYPLRHQAPVQPIAPFVGVEGWGESDVDEIVEALEQVYSDRSTARQKGQAAAEFMQDWTWAKQVRRMGEILQRTGVV
- a CDS encoding glycosyltransferase, whose amino-acid sequence is MRIALFTETFLPKVDGIVTRLKHTVEHLQRLGDQVLVVSPDGGLTEYKGARIYGVPGFPLPLYPELKLALPRPSIGQTIEEFQPDLVHVVNPAVLGLAGLFHAKNLKVPLVASYHTHLPKYLEHYGLGMLEGVMWELLKVAHNQAEINLCTSTAMQEQLTTHGIERVAVWQRGVDTELFQPHLTCAEMRSRLSQGHPESPLLLYVGRLSAEKEIDRIRPVLEAIPNARLALVGDGPYRADLEKHFAGTPTHFVGYLEGLDLATAFASADAFIFPSRTETLGLVLLEAMAAGCPVVAANSGGIPDIVTDGVNGYLFDPMDDYGAIAATQRLLSQQAERDTLRHNARLEAEKWGWSAATRQLQGFYQEVVSNYRSLPSAA
- a CDS encoding NAD-dependent epimerase/dehydratase family protein, encoding MKVLVIGGDGYCGWATALYLSNRGYEVGILDSLVRRHWDAQLCVETLTPIAPIQQRIQRWKDLTGKSIDLFVGDLTDYTFLSEAMHSFEPEAVVHFGEQRSAPFSMIDREHAVLTQVNNVVGTLNLLYVMRESFPDCHLVKLGTMGEYGTPNIDIEEGYITIEHNGRKDTLPYPKQPGSFYHLSKVHDSHNIHFACKIWGLRATDLNQGIVYGVLTDETGMDELLVNRLDYDGVFGTALNRFCIQAAVGHPLTVYGSGSQTRAMLDIRDTVRCVELAIATPANPGEFRVFNQFTEMFSIQDIALMIKGAGNALGLSVDIKSIDNPRVEAEEHYFNAKNTNLLDLGLQPHLLSDSLLDSLLNFSIKYKDRVDESQILPKVTWR
- a CDS encoding SPFH domain-containing protein, translating into MTAIIVTILGLLGLGTGATVFIIRNLYYVCQPSEVLIFAGSSRTVSDGRRIGYRLVKGGSSLRTPLVERALRMDLSNMIIELRVSNAYSKGGIPLTVEGVANIKVAGEEPTIHNAIERLLGKSRKEIESIAKETLEGNLRGVLASLTPEQVNEDKMAFAKSLLDEAEDDLEQMGLVLDTLQIQNISDEVRYLDSIGRKQSADLLRDARIAEAQARAESAITSVNNAKRTALKRLDRDIAISQADAERRMQDAKTRRQALIAEAEAAIASEVARTQAELPVQQERIKQVIQQLQADVVAPAEADCKRAIARAQGDAASIIEDGKAQAEGTRQLAESWKMAGPNAREIFLLQKLEILLKTMSATVPPLSVQNVTVIDASQGGTVPQLASLNEQLRASTGIDLAQTVRNLTRSEEQPPSS
- a CDS encoding SPFH domain-containing protein yields the protein MTNFQLYSMTGFPPVQANYVAQVPGSAPAPARRNDDQLSTALPIAFSLFFVVLVIWFLNNFLKICNPNEILILSGRKHRTDEGQDQGYRVIFGGRVIAIPILETVKRMDMTTIPVVVEVRNAYSKGGTPLHIQAIANVKISSNRQLVGNAIERFLDRDRSEITRVARETLEGNLRGVVALLTPEQINEDRLEFAERMTSDVAKDLSKLGLHIDTLKIQSVADDVDYLSSIGRRRIAQIVRDAEMAESDAVAEAESIEAGCEQQAEVAERQAMAIIQSKQNELRTIKAELEQQAKSEEERTDAAGREARARAEQLLQTVRAELERLRLEADEVLPAEADRQAKELMARGHAAPLAENAKASAQVNNLLNQVWMDTGANASEVFLIQQIEMVLKEAAQIPQRVELHNINVIDNGDGKAIASLVNAYPEMVRQFLERVDQTLGLNVTSTLNRQRPQAQLANPSTPSIQESSQ